One segment of Erigeron canadensis isolate Cc75 chromosome 2, C_canadensis_v1, whole genome shotgun sequence DNA contains the following:
- the LOC122588922 gene encoding uncharacterized protein LOC122588922, producing the protein MDVETNLVNEFERFRKRCIELEEKNKKDETRCLMLENEVEILRKRNEELERKIVMIQNVVNDGDWELEENDKFVQLMIENKVLECEKRKAETDLCTCKEKVKKLEARVSELEANLNEKVMEEDVNNVVMLKRTNDGFHGKVRKRLSFEEETEGCGSNKKIAPSTPGEGWTPFSGVIDISDEEDVNEFKGGLLSTKSGERETADKIVVGGNDENSKTDKGHKGSFVVGLSNTGSAKRERGVKVVTSDDVNGELDDEDMDNFEVRSSNTKSGKRKRATKIVTSDDEDDGYDDNALICTLIKTPHSSKLRADSEGEVKEESSKKRLTRLRNLKSENIQDASGFDLKENVCLHGNVSSEEESESEGESLDGFIVESSENESVSDSDSGSDYSYDQSEDGLDDFKETLKKIGRKKGSNLNWDLEGDMLADFGKDPKLCMRAVCVLYRQQTADEKASKGTFHHNARGFSQTDAFRASKLAEFLTDGDSAGDLNKTVQQLKRYDSKGIPLCMELAAKYSKQLFQIYKNKEDRYFRPQ; encoded by the exons atggatgttGAAACAAATTTAGTTAATGAATTTGAGAGGTTTAGAAAGAGATGTATTGAATTAgaagaaaagaacaaaaaagatgaaacaaggtgtttgatgttggaaaatgaagttgaaattttaagaaaacgGAACGAGGAACTCGAGCGAAAGATCGTTATGATTCAAAATGTTGTGAATGATGGAGATTGGGAATTAGAAGAAAATGATAAGTTTGTTCAGTTAATGATTGAGAATAAAGTGTTAGAATGTGAGAAAAGAAAGGCGGAAACTGATCTTTGTACTTGTAAGGAGAAGGTTAAGAAGTTGGAGGCGCGGGTTAGTGAGTTGGAAGCGAATTTGAATGAGAAAGTTATGGAGGAGGATGTTAATAATGTGGTGATGTTGAAGAGGACTAATGATGGATTTCATGGAAAAGTTAGAAAGAGGTTATCGTTTGAGGAAGAAACCGAGGGGTGTGGTTCTAATAAGAAGATTGCTCCGTCTACTCCTGGTGAGGGTTGGACCCCGTTTTCTGGTGTTATTGATATTAGTGACGAAGAAGATGTGAATGAGTTTAAAGGTGGTTTGTTGAGTACTAAAAGTGGTGAAAGAGAAACGGCTGATAAGATTGTTGTTGGTGGTAATGATGAGAATAGTAAGACGGACAAAGGACATAAGGGTAGTTTTGTAGTTGGGTTATCGAATACCGGAAGTGCTAAAAGAGAAAGGGGTGTGAAGGTTGTGACGAGTGATGATGTGAATGGTGAGTtggatgatgaagatatggataACTTTGAAGTTCGTTCTTCGAATACCAAAAGTGGTAAACGAAAAAGGGCTACCAAGATTGTTACAagtgatgatgaggatgatggtTATGATGACAATGCTCTTATTTGCACACTGATCAAGACACCGCATAGTTCTAAGTTAAGAGCAGATTCTGAAGGTGAGGTCAAAGAAGAATCAAGTAAGAAACGCCTAACAAGGCTAAGAAATTTGAAATCCGAAAACATACAGGATGCAAGCGGTTTTGATTTGAAGGAAAATGTTTGTCTTCATGGAAATGTTTCTAGTGAGGAGGAGTCAGAGAGTGAAGGGGAAAGCTTGGATGGATTTATTGTTGAGAGTTCTGAAAATGAAAGTGTTTCTGACTCTGATTCTGGAAGTGATTATAGTTATGATCAATCTGAAGATGGGCTAGATGACTTTAAAGAAACCTTAAAAAAGATTGGGAGAAAGAAAGGTTCAAATTTAAATTGGGATCTGGAGGGAGATATGTTAGCTGATTTTGGCAAAGACCCCAAGTTGTGTATGAGGGCGGTATGTGTTCTGTATAGGCAACAAACAGCAGATGAGAAAGCGTCCAAAGGAACATTTCATCATAATGCGAGAGGGTTTAGCCAGACTGATGCATTCAG GGCTAGTAAATTAGCTGAGTTTCTTACGGATGGAGACTCTGCTGGTGATCTGAATAAAACAGTGCAACAGCTAAAACGATATGACTCGAAAGGGATCCCATTATGCATGGAACTTGCAGCAAAATACTCTAAGCAGTTATTTCAAATTTACAAGAACAAGGAAGATCGTTATTTCAGGCCACAATGA